A window of Pseudomonas denitrificans (nom. rej.) genomic DNA:
GCTCGAACAGCAGCACGCGCATGCCCAGGATGCCGCGCTCGGCCAGTGCCTCGCGCAGCCCCGTGGCACGGTGCCGAGGTCCTCGCCGATGATGATTGCCTGGGCGCGTTCTGCTTCCAGGCAGATCAGCCGCAACAGGTCCTGGATCGGATAATCGAGGTAGGCGCCGTCCTGTGGCTCCGCGCCGGCTGGAATTACCCAGAGCCGGCGCAGGCCGAGGATGTGATCGATACGCAGACCTCCGACGTAGCGCAGGTTCGCCCGCAACATCTCGATGAAGGCGCGGAAGCCATTGCGCCGCAAACCGTCCGGGGAGAAGGCGCAGATGCCCCAGTTCTGCCCGGCGCGGTTGAGGATGTCCGGCGGGCAGCCGACGCTGACGCCGGTAAGCAGTTCATCCTGGCGCATCCACGCCTGGCTGCCGGACGGTTCGGCACCCACCGCGAGGTCGGCGATCAGGCCGATACCCATGCCGGCGGCTTTCGCGTCGGTCTGCACCTGCCGCAGGCCGCGGGCGATCAACCACTGGCCGAACGCCTGCTGGCTGATAGCCTGTTCTTCGTCGACCATGAAATGGCCCAGCTCGGTGCTGCCGGCGTTACGGTAATCCTCGGGCCAGAAGCGCCAGTCCAGCCCGTCGCCGGCTTCGGCGCGGCGCAGTTGCAGGACCTGGAAGCAGCAATGCTGCAGCAGCTCGGCGCCACCGAGATTGCGGAAGGCGAGGAAGTCTTCGTGCAGCTCGCCGGCCTCGTGCTGGAACTGCCCGTAGAGCTGCGTCAGCAGGCGGTCGCGCAGGTGGGCGACGCCGAGCCAGTCGATCAGCGGCAGCGCTTGCAGGCGCGCCAGTTCGGCTTCCAGCCCGGCGGCGGCGAGCGCCTCGCGTACCGGTTCGTCACCCAGTACAAGTCCAGGCGCTGCATAGAGTTCGTTGAACAGCAGCCGGCTCGACGGCGAGTACGGGCTGTAGATCTCCCTCGAGGCGGGCGACATGGCGTGCACCGGACTGATGGCGATGGCATCCGCGCCTTGCCCGGCTGCCGTACGCACCAGTTGGGCGAGGGCGGCGATGTCGCCGGCGCCACCGTCCTGCTCGCGGCGCAGGGAGTAAAGCTGCGCGGAAAGGCCCCAGACACGCTGCCTTCCGCCACAATACTGCGCCACCGACGGGCAACGCGGGGGCGCCACGGCAAGGATGATTTCCCGCTCGCCCAGGTGCAGGGGTAGTAGCCCGACTGCTCGATCGCGGGTAATTGTCCGTGTTCGTCGACCTGGCCTTCGCTGTGGCCGCTGTCGTCTTCGTTGAACAGCTTGTAGCGACTCCCGGGTGGCACCGGAACGGCAATCGGCTGCCCTTGGTCGGCGGTAATCAGCGGTGGCAGTTCTGCCTGGCGGCGCTCCAGCGCATCCAGGCTCTGGCGAATCTGCTCCGGACTCTGCGCCGGGAAGCCAAGCGCTTCCAGCACAGAGCGTTGCACCTCGGCGGTCAGGCGCTGCGGGCGGTTATCGGCATCCATCCAGTCGATGGCCAGGCCCGCTTCGCTGGCCAGGCGCTCCAGTTGCGCATCGCTCATCAGGTCGTCTCCAGGCTGGCGACCAACGCGGCGGCGCCCAACCAGCCGTGGCGGTAGTGCGCCACACCCTGGCCACAGCAGAACAGCACCTGGGCGCCTTCGCCCGGCGGTTCGATGGCGACGTCGTCCGAGCCGAGGTTGAGGTCGATGCGCCAGAGGCTGCCGTCGCCGAGCCGCCATTTCGCGCTCAGTGCACGCTCGGCCAGCGGTTGCGCATCCAGTGCGCGGTTGCCGGGCAGGTGGGGTGTCAGCCAGCGCTGACGCAGCGCCAGCAACTGCCGGCAGTGCGCTCGCCAGGTGTCGTCACCCTGCTCGGGACGAGGCCGGGAAGCCACGTAGGTCTGATAGTCATTGGGATCGGGAATCCAGGCCGCAGCGCCCGGCGAGGAAAATCGGCTGAAGCACCTGAACTCTTCTCGTCGGCCTTCGGTGACAGCCCGCGCCAACTCGCCCTGGTAGTCGGTGAAGAACAGGAAGGGCTGCCGCTCGCCCCATTCCTCGCCCATGAACAGCATCGGCACCATCGGGCCGAGCAGCACCAGCGCATTCGCCGCGCGCAACTGGTCCGTGCGCGCAAGGGTGGTGAGGCGCTCGCCCAGCGCACGGTTGCCGACCTGGTCGTGGTTCTGCAGGAAGGCCACGAAGGCCTGAGGCCTCAGCTGGCCGCTGGGCTCGCCGCGGGCGATACCGCGGTAGTCGGTCTCGCCCTGGAAGGCGAAGCCCTCGCGCAGGCAGCGGCACAGCTGTTCGATCGGGGTGTGCGAATAGTCGAGGTAGTAGGCCTCGTCCTCCCCAGTGAGCAGGACGTGCAGGCAGTGGTGCAGGTCGTCATTCCACTGGGCGTCGAAGCCGCGCTCGCCTTGCAGCAGGCTGGCCTCGTTGTGTTCGTTCTCCAGGATCAGGTGCAACTCACGGCCTTCGGCGGCCCGGCGGGCGCGTTCGGCCAGTTCAAGAAGGAAGCCCTTGTCGGAGATGGCGTGCACGGCGTCGATTCGCAGGCCGTCCACGCGGTACTCGTGCACCCACATTTCGGCGTTGCCGATGAAGAACTCGCGCACCGCCGGATGGCGGAAGTCGATGGCCGGGCCCCAGGGCGTCTGCTGGTCGGCGCGAAAGAAGGCGCTGGCGTAGCGGCCGAGGTAGTTGCCCTGCGGGCCGAAGTGGTTGTAGACCACGTCGATGAACACCATCAGCCCCAGGCCGTGGGCCGTGTCGATCAGTCGGCGCAGATTGTCCGGGTCGCCATAGGCACACGACGGCGCGTAGGGCAGCACGCCGTCATAACCCCAGTTGCGCCGACCGGGGAAGGCATTGAGCGGCATCAGTTCGATGGCGGTGATACCCAGCGCGGCGAGCTCTTCCAGTCGCCCCTGCAGCGCCGAGAACCCATCGAACAGTCCGACGTGGACTTCGTAGATCACCGCTTCGTGCCAGGGTCGGCCGCGCCAGTTCGGGTACAGCCAGCGGTAGGCGCCGGGGTCGACCACACGGCTTTCGCCTTCGACACCACCGGCCTGGTCCCGCGAAGCCGGATCCGCCACCAGCAGGTCGTGGTCGATGCGGTAGCGGTAGGTCTGCCCGACGATGGCTGGAACCTCGGCGCTGAACCAGCCGTCGTCGATCTTTTCCAGGTCGTGGCGTTTGCCACCGCCCAGTTCCACCTCAATGCGCTGCGCATCCGGCGCCCACAGCGAAAACCGCACCTTGCCGTCGGGCAGTGTCATCGCGCCGTGCTGCAAGGTCATCGCACGGCCTGCGCCGGCACCCGTTGCAACAGGCGCTGGTAGAGGGAGGTGTAGGGACGCACGGCTTCGTCCCAGGGCAGCGGCGACTCCATGGCCTTGCAGCGCATGGCGTGCAGCAGTTCGGGGTAGCGGTAGATGTTCAGTGCACGGCGCACGGCGTCGAAGTAGCTGGCGGGGGTTTCGTCGCGGAACAGCAGGCCGGTGACGCCATCGATGATGGTGTCGGCCAGCCCGCCGGTGTGCCGGGCGATGGGCAGCGAACCAAAGCGCTGGGCGTACATCTGGCTGAGGCCGCACGGCTCGTAGCGCGAGGGCATGAGCAGGAAGTCGCTGGCGGCATAGATGCGTCGGGCGGTGGTCTCGTCGAAACCGACCTGCACGCCGACCCGGCCCGGATAGCGCTCGGCGAGCTCGCGCATGGCTTGCTCCAGCTCCGGCTCGCCGCAGCCGATGGACACCAGCCGGCCACCGGCGGCAACCATCTCGTCGGCGATCGCCAGGGTCAGGTCGATGCCTTTCTGCTGGACCAGCCGCGAGACCACTGCAAACAGCGGGCCGCGCCCTGGGAGCAGACCGAACTGCTTCTCCACGTAGTCGGCATTGCGGCGTTTGCCGGCAATGTGCGAGGCGTCGAAACCTTCGATCAGGTGCGGATCGGTCAGCGGGTCCCAGCCGGCATCGATGCCATGGGTGATGCCGCTCAGTTGGCCGCGGTCACGACGCTGGGCAAGCACGCCGTGCATGCCGCAGCCGAGGTCCGGCCCGGTGATCTCACGGGCATACGTCTCGCTCACCGTGGTGATGTGGCTGGCATGACTGATACCGGCCTTGAGGAACGACAGTTTGCCGTAGAACTCCATGCTGCCCGGCAAGCCGGCGGAGTCCGGCAGGCCCAGCTCGGCGCAGCAGCCCAGCGGGCAGGAACCCTGGTAGCCGAGGTTGTGGATGGTCAGCACGCTGGGTGTGGTCTGCCCGCGCCAGGCCATGTAGGCCGGTGCCAGTGCGGTGGGCCAGTCGTTGACGTGGAGCAGGTCCGGCGACCACGCCAGCGCGCTCACTCCGGCCGCGATGTCGGCGGCGGCCAGGCTCAGGCGAGCGAAGCGAATGTGATTGTCGGCCCATTCGTGGCCGTTCTGGTCGACATAGGGGGTGCCGGGACGGTCATAGAGCTCAGGGCAGATCACCGCGTAGACCACCAGCCCGTCGGCCAGCTTCAGCTCGCCGATGTCACAGGCCGGCAGCGCGGCGCGGCCTGGCAGGCGTCCGACAATCCTGCAGGCGATAGCGCCCTTGAGCACCTGCGGATAACCGGGGATCAGCACCCGGATGTCGTGATCGGCGAGCAGCGCGCGGGGCAGGGCGGCGGAGACGTCGCCCAGGCCGCCGGCCTTGACGAAGTCGCTGAATTCGGAGGTGGCGAAGAGTATCCGTTTGCGCCGCTGCGGCGGCGTACCATCGGCCGACGGGACCGGGGTGAGGTTGACTGTGGCTTCTTCCAGGCGCACATCGGCCAGCTGGTTACGCATCGTTGACTCCTCGATTCGTCAGGGCGACTGGCGTTTCCTGCCAGCCCCGTGGTTCTCCGTGGTGTTTGTCCTGTCCTGGGGGGACCGGCCCCCAGCGGGCGAAGTTTCGAATTTCTGCCGACGCGCACTACCGACGTGGCGGCATCCCGGTCAGCGCGGGAGCCGCTCGGTTGGAGGGGCATCAGGCAGGGGCAGAAGACGCGACCGAAAATGCTGCGGCCGACAGGCATTGCTGCAAGCAGGGTCCGTACCAGTCTTCGACGTGGCGCTAACTGCTTGATCGGAAGGGCAATTCGGAAGGAAGCGTGGCGATGTGCGACCAGCAGAATGCACGATGGCCCCCTGCGTCGGTTGC
This region includes:
- the treZ gene encoding malto-oligosyltrehalose trehalohydrolase, which produces MTLQHGAMTLPDGKVRFSLWAPDAQRIEVELGGGKRHDLEKIDDGWFSAEVPAIVGQTYRYRIDHDLLVADPASRDQAGGVEGESRVVDPGAYRWLYPNWRGRPWHEAVIYEVHVGLFDGFSALQGRLEELAALGITAIELMPLNAFPGRRNWGYDGVLPYAPSCAYGDPDNLRRLIDTAHGLGLMVFIDVVYNHFGPQGNYLGRYASAFFRADQQTPWGPAIDFRHPAVREFFIGNAEMWVHEYRVDGLRIDAVHAISDKGFLLELAERARRAAEGRELHLILENEHNEASLLQGERGFDAQWNDDLHHCLHVLLTGEDEAYYLDYSHTPIEQLCRCLREGFAFQGETDYRGIARGEPSGQLRPQAFVAFLQNHDQVGNRALGERLTTLARTDQLRAANALVLLGPMVPMLFMGEEWGERQPFLFFTDYQGELARAVTEGRREEFRCFSRFSSPGAAAWIPDPNDYQTYVASRPRPEQGDDTWRAHCRQLLALRQRWLTPHLPGNRALDAQPLAERALSAKWRLGDGSLWRIDLNLGSDDVAIEPPGEGAQVLFCCGQGVAHYRHGWLGAAALVASLETT
- the glgA gene encoding glycogen synthase GlgA, coding for MRNQLADVRLEEATVNLTPVPSADGTPPQRRKRILFATSEFSDFVKAGGLGDVSAALPRALLADHDIRVLIPGYPQVLKGAIACRIVGRLPGRAALPACDIGELKLADGLVVYAVICPELYDRPGTPYVDQNGHEWADNHIRFARLSLAAADIAAGVSALAWSPDLLHVNDWPTALAPAYMAWRGQTTPSVLTIHNLGYQGSCPLGCCAELGLPDSAGLPGSMEFYGKLSFLKAGISHASHITTVSETYAREITGPDLGCGMHGVLAQRRDRGQLSGITHGIDAGWDPLTDPHLIEGFDASHIAGKRRNADYVEKQFGLLPGRGPLFAVVSRLVQQKGIDLTLAIADEMVAAGGRLVSIGCGEPELEQAMRELAERYPGRVGVQVGFDETTARRIYAASDFLLMPSRYEPCGLSQMYAQRFGSLPIARHTGGLADTIIDGVTGLLFRDETPASYFDAVRRALNIYRYPELLHAMRCKAMESPLPWDEAVRPYTSLYQRLLQRVPAQAVR